From Geotalea uraniireducens Rf4:
GGATTCGGGGGGGCGATCGCAACATGAGGCTGATCCTTGGGAACGTACTCCTCGATTACCACGTGCGCATTCGCGCCGCCGAAACCGAACGAGCTTACGCCGGCCCGGCGCGGCAGCTCGTTGCCGTTTCCGTCGCGCAACGCCTTCCATTCCCGGTTTTCCTGGACGATGTAAAAGGGACTGTTCTCCAGCTGGATGTAGGGATTGACGACATCGCAGTGAAGGCTTTTGGCGAGGGTTTTGTATTTGAGCTGCTGAATGACTTTGATGACGCCAGCGATTCCGGCAGCGAGTTCCAGATGGCCGATATTTGTCTTGACCGAACCCAATCCGCAATGAGCGCTGGTGACTTCCGGTTCTCCCGTCGCCCGATACAGCTCTTTAAAGGCAGCCTTGAGACCGTTGATCTCTATCGGATCGCCCAGCTCGGTGCCCGTTCCATGGGCCTCTATGTAGCCGACCGTCCTCGGATCGATTCCTGCCGTGGTATACGCTGACGTCAGCAAGTCGGCCTGGGCTACGGGGTTGGGCGCGGTGAGCGAATTGGCGCGGCCTCCGTGGTTCTCGGCAGTTCCCCGTATTACGGCGTGGACATGGTCGTTGTCGCGCTCCGCGTCCTTGAGCTTTTTGAGGAAGAGCACGCCGACCCCCTCGCCCCGGGCATACCCGTTGGCCCGGTTCGAAAAGGTTTTGCAGCGGCCGTCTTCGCAGAGCATTCCGGCCTTGCTGAAGCTTAAGTGAAGCTCAGGAGAGACGATGGTATTAACTCCGCCGGCGATGGCCATCTCACAGGTACCGTCTTGCAGTACGGCGACTGCGCGATGGATTGCGACGAGGGAACTGGAACAGGCGGTTTCAATGGGTTCGCTCGGGCCGTGGATATTGAGAAAATAACTCATTCGGTTCGGCCCAACGGAAGCAGCCACCCCGGTGGCGGAATATGCTTCAATGGCTACCTTGGCCCGAGAAAGCAGCTCGCTGTAGCCGCTGGTCGCGGTTCCGGCGAAGATGGCTGTATTGGTTCCGGAAAGGCTTTGAGCCGAGTAGCCAGCGTCTTCTATTGCCTTCCAGACATGGGTCATCAGCAATCGCTGGTTGGGATCCATGATCTCGGCTTCCCGGGGAGAAATCCCGAAAAACAAAGGATCGAACTCGTCAACGCCGTCGATAAAGCCGCCACATTTGGCGTTAGTTTTGTTCGCTTCTTTCGCGGGATCGCCGTAGTAGCGCCGCCAATCCCACCGGCTGTTCGGGATCTCCGTGATGCAATCCCTGCCGTCCATCAGGTTTTTCCAGAACTCATCCACATCCGATGCGAACGGGAACCTGCCACTCAATCCCACAATTGCCACGGGCTCAAACGAAGACGCAGACGGTTTCGCTACGGCTGGCGCAGCCGTCACCGCAAACCGTGGGTGCCGTCGTGTGCCAGGGGTGGTTTCTTCAGCCCGGTCCTCCTCGGCGCGCGCGGCAGCCTTAGTCTGTACCTTTGTCTGAACATTTGTCTGTGCTCCTAATGATGAGCTAAAGGCTGAACTGTGTGCTTCCACTAGATATTTGGCAAAGCGGCTGAGGGTCGGGTATTCGAAGAAAACCGTCGGAGCCAGCTCGAGCTTGTATTCCCGGTTGAGCGTGTTGGCAAACTGAGTCAAGCTGACCGAATCAAAGCCGTAATCATTGAGTTCGACATCGGCATCGATATCTGCGAGCTTTACTCTCAGTAATTCGGAAACTGCCTGCATCAAAATGGACAGCACTTTTTCCTGCAGGCTGCTGGAATCGATCTCAGACAAAGTACCTGATGCTACGGGAACGGTTTTCGGCTGGGCACCTGCGGGAGTCATCAAGGAGTCGAGTTTTTGTCTGATGCGGCCAAGCCTGCCTTCCATAACCAGGACTTGTCCTTTTTCGCTGGCCAGGCCCTGATATAAGGCGCGAATGCCGGTTGATGTCTGCAGGGGGATCATCCCCCAGGACTGCAGCATCATCTTCTCGGCATCAGGATTTACCTGCATCCCTCCTTCTTTCCATAAAGGCCAATTTAACGACAGCGCCTTTCCTCGTCGTTGTCCTACCTCTGCCAATTCATTACGATATTGCGCATACGCATCCATAAATCCATTCGCAGCAGCGTAATCCGACTGGCCGGCATTTCCCAACACCCCCGCCAAGGATGAAAACAACAATAGAACGTCCAACTCCATCCCGCTAATTGCCTCTTCAATCGCCATTAATCCTTTTATTTTTGGACGTAATACTTGCTCAACGTCCTTTCTATTCTTTTTTACTATATAGCTATCCCTTATCACTCCTGCACTATGGATGATGCCATGTACCCTTCCATACTTTCCTACTACCTCCTTAATAAGGCTCTCAATTTGGTCATTATCCGTGACATCTGCCTGGTAGTACTTAACTATCGATCCATTAGCTTTCAAGCCTTGTATTATGGACTCTTTATCGGGAGTCAGTTCGGACCTTCCTGCTAATATTATTGTGCATTCCTTCAAGTTCTCAACAATGTCCCTGGCAAATATTAGACCTAATCCGCCAACGCCACCGCTTATCAGGTACACCCCTTTTTCTTTCCACGGCAATCTGGGTATTTCTCTGGCGCTTGCCAGCTCTCTCATTTCGGCTATCGACCTGTTGCCAGCTTTATACTTTATAGATTTCCCCGCTTCGCTCCGCGCGTTATCTTTCAGTATCTTTGTTACTCTCTCAGCATCTTCAATGTCTTCGAGCTCTATCATTTGCCAATCGATATCGGGATGCTCCTGCCGTGCTGTTTTGAACAGTGCGGCATGCCCGGCGAACAGTCGTCCCTCTCCCGTAGCGAATACTACGGCCTGAATCAGGACTCTTCCGGGCTTTCTTTTTACTATGCCTTGAATCTCTTCGAGTATCCCGACCGTGTAATTTTCATATCTTTCATCGATCGGCACTCCATCTTTTCCGGGCCGCAACGTAATGACCCGCGATCCTTCCAGGCTTGCTACTATCTCCTTTTCCGTTGCCGGCCCCGGTTCATACAGAACTACAATTTTTTCGGCGTATGCCTCCATCGGTATGGCAGTCGACGCTTTTTCTTCTTTCCATTCGGGATGAAACAGTATCACCCTATTGTCCTTATCCTTTTCTCCACTCATCTCCCTTGCTGCCAAACCTTTCATACGGACGCAGACATTCCCTTCGTGATCACATAGGTCAATGTCGATGGACTCTAACCTACCCGCAGCCTTTTTTCCCTTTCCGTAGCGCGCAAAAGCCCACATGGATTCATGCCACTTTCCTTTTATCTCCACTCTTTCCATGGCATAGGGCACTACTGCCACTTCGCCAAGTCCGTCAATCAAACCCATTGCAGCCTGCAATGCAGAATCCAGCATCGAAGGGTGGAGTACATAGTGGTCCGATTCGCTTTTCACACAATCCGGCATGCTAAGTTTTGCCAGAACTTCTCCATCCCTAGCATAAACCCTTTCTATGCCGCGATGCCCGGGTCCATACTCAATTCCCATCTTGCCGAACGCTTCATAATACTCTTCCGACGACACCTCTCTGAGCCATCTCTGCTCCAGCATCGTTGAAATGGCTATTCTTTCCGTCTCACCTGCTTTGGTTACCTCAGCAGAACCATAGCTATGCGCAACAGTCTCTCCGTCAACATTGGTGCTGCAGACTTCAAAATCTATTTCACCGTTATCGTTCGCTGCTACTCCGACAAATAGATTGACCGGATTATCTTCAACTACCACAGGCAAAAGCCACGCTACATTTTTCAACACTATTTCCTGCATTTGGCTTTTATCCAGGTTTAATGCAGACTCGACAGCTGCCCTCGCCATCTCCAGATAGGCAACCCCCGGCAATATCTTCTTACCATTTATTTTATGATCTTTAAGAAAAGATTCATTGCCTTTTAGGCAGCTTCTGAATTTCAACATAACTCCTCCGCTAGATCAGACATATTTAAAACAAGGGGTTGAATCGACACGTTTTGCGGCGTGAGGGACTGTTTTCGCCACGAGGACGGCCCCAACGGTTTCTTCGAAGCAATCGAAGCGGTCGATCAGCTGGCATTGGCTGTCTTGCCTGTATGCAGGGGCAGCGATTTTTGACCGAGCGAGCCTTTCAAGCGAGAACAGCGTGGGGCTTGTCCGTACATTACCAGGCCCGCGGGTGACGGAGTGGCAAATGCCAAGACAACCGTGAAAGGAACTATGCCGACGGGAGGTTTGATTAATCTCTTTCCACAACGTTACTAGGTCGAACTCCAACGAAACTCCTCCGCTAGATCCGATATGTTTTCATGCAACAAAGGGTGGATTTGGCTGACGCTATGACTTCTTTCAAATTTCGTCCCCTTCATTCCTGCTACCCAGTATTTGTCTCGTGCGAACGGATAGCCTGGCAGACTGATCTTACCGGGCTTCTCCTTCACATAGATCATGTCCCAGTCAATGGACAGTCCATTTACCCATGTATCAAGCAGTTTTTCATGGTTCTTTTCGCTGTTCCAGTTGCGAACCGCCTTTTGAAGTTCTTCCTCCGTGGCAGATCGGATCGATGCGTCCTTATTCCTTTTTGCTTGCCCGCGATATATGTCAGTACTATCTGTTTCATCTTTCAGATAGTTGTTGAGTTTTCCCCTAAGCTCCAGGATTGTACTGGCCGTGAAACCAAGCCTTTCCTCCATCGCCTCGCGCCCCACCTGCAAGGTATAGGCAATATCCGGCAGGTTTTCATCTCCTGGTCCGGACGTGGCCAGCCACTCTACCAGGTCTCTCACCCGCTCTTTCAATCGCTCTTCGTTCTTCGCCGACACGACTATCAGCGCAGGATGTTCTCTACTTGGTGTGGGTGGATTTTTCTTTTCTGCCACGTACTCCTCTATTACTACATGCGCATTCGCGCCACCTGCTCCAAACGATGATATTCCTGCAATTCTAGGTGTTTCGCTGTTCCAATCTGTCAGTTCTCGCTGTACTTTAAATGGCGTGCTGCCGAACTCGATGTTCGGGTTCAGCTCAGCCGCATGTATGCTTGGCACCAACTGCTTATGCTTCATCTGCAATAGAACCTTCGTTAATCCCGATATTCCGGCAGCACTTTCGCAATGCCCTATATTCGATTTCACTGATCCAATTGCACAAAATTGTGTTTCGTCGGTGTACTGATGGAACGCCCTGGTTAACCCGGCTATTTCAATCGGGTCCCCAAGCGAGGTGCCAGTCCCATGAGCCTCTATATAGCTGATGTCGCGAGCATTGAAGCCTGCCCTTTCTATCGCTTCCCGTATCACTTCTCCTTGGGCAGCGGGATTCGGGACGGTGTAACCGCTTGTCTTCCCACCCGAATTGATCATGCTTCCTCGTATAATTCCATATATCTGATCACCATCTTCTTCTGCCTTACATAGGAGTTTGAGCAGCACAGCCCCCACTCCTTCCCCGGGGATATATCCGTCTCCGCCTTTACCAAAGCTTTCACACCTTCCCTGGCTAGACAAAAAGTTCCCCTTTGACAACACGAGATATTTATTCGGATGAATCGACAGATTTACTCCACCCGCGATCGCCGCATCGCATTCACCTCTCTCTATACACAGGCATGCCAAATGAAGAGCAGTCAGCGATGATGAACACATCGAATCTACCGCCATACTTGGCCCGTGGAAGTTGAACGAATAAGATACCCGGTTGGCTATCGATGCAGGGCTTCCCACTAAAGCCGTATTCTTTCCGACCTTTTGATCCTGTGCTCCGTAGAGCTGGTACTCCTCATACATTACTGCTGCAAACACACCGACTCTTGCACCCAACCTGTCTTTCGTTTGGTCGTTTAAACGTTCTCTGGTATATCCGGCATCCTCGAGCGTGTGATACGCGCACTCCAGAAACAGTCTCTCCTGTGGGTCCATGGACTCTGCTTCTTTGGGCGATATATTGAAAAACAACGGGTCGAATTCGTCTGCTCCTGATATAAATCCGCCCCATTTACTGTAAATCTTTCCTTCTTTCCCCTTCTCCTCGTTAAAGTATTGCTTCCAATCCCATCTTTCCTCAGGTATCTCGGTTATACTGTCGGTACCCGCCTTCAAGTTGCCCCAAAACTCATCCAGGCTTCTCGCTCCCGGATACCTTCCGGATACTCCAACGATGGCTATGGAACTATTTCTGGCATTCTTTTCCTCATAGCCTTCTGTCTCAGAAATCAAATCCTTCAGCAGAACAGGCAATTCGACTCTTTGCATTTGCACATTGATAAATTCCGCTACAACATCACCACCTTCAGTCACAACCATCGCGTCGTATGATATGGAATCGGGGTTTTCTATCCTTACCTTCTTCACAACATATGCGTAATCTGCGACTCGTTTGAAAACTGTCATTTTCTCTATTTTTTCCAGCACGCTAACCTTTTTCCCGAGACCATCCGTGTCGCAGAGCAAATAACAGATTTTCAACAGACGAGAGTCCGCTATTTTAGTTCGTTGCAATCCTGTATTAACACTGCCAGCCGTTTTGATATGGTAAATGGATGTTGTGCCATTGTATTTCCACTCAGCTTCTATCAAACAACTTTGTCCTGGGTCTCCGATTCTACGGCTAGTCACTTCCTTAGATTTATTAATTATTGATTTTATATCTACTCTCTGAAGCCTTTCATGCTCATTTCTTTGATAAAATCCCGAGCAGACAGTCTCAGGTTTGGATTCACCAGTTGCATGCTTGAAGACGTCAAACCCTAGTTTAGCTCCTTGTTCATTTAGCTTTACCTCTATCTCAACATTTTCGCTCTTCTTCAATCCTATGGGCCCGCCGGAAACCCGAACATCATTGAGCTCTACGGGGTAACCTCCGTAGCTATTTCCCAAATAACTTTCCACAGCAAGACAGGGATATGCCAATCCTATGATTGCGCGGCGCCCATACATCAGATGGTCTTGCAAGAATGGCTCACTTCCATAAAACTTGTACTTGTTAGAAGATATAGTGGAGGCTACGTTTTTCGTGCTCGGAAAGCTTTGGGGTTGTGTTCCTCCTTCAGCTAATTTCTTCTGCAGGTACTTGGTCAAATCCAGAAAGTTACTATATTCAAACAATAAGCTTGGGCTTAGTGCAAGCTGGAAACTTTGCTCTATATCTTTGACTAACTCCAAAAGTTGAGAGGATTCCAAACCTAGCTCAAAGAACCCTACGCTATTCTCAAGCTGATCCATTTGGATGTTGATGTATTTTGCAAATACTTTTTTCAAGGCCCTTTCTAAAGAGGTAACGCAGGAAACATTTGCTTCATCACCCTCATAATGATCTCTTGTCTTAACGCCTTCATGCCGTTCTATCTTTTCTACCTTTACCCGCTCAGGGTCCATCTGATCCCGGTCTTTCACTCGCTTTACCGTCAAGCCTTTCAGCTTTGCGACCAGGCGCCCTTCGGGATTGAAGAAGTCCATATCAATGGTGGCAATATCATTCACGGTGCGAATCAATGACCTGTCAATCCTCACATAACAGCGATCCAACAGTGGCCCTTTGCCATGGAACGACTCATAGGATATAGGCAGGTACATTTCCTCTTGGCTACTACCGGGCATCCTTTCCCGGATCAAGATCATCGAGGACATTGCTGCGCCATCTAACAGTGCGGGGTGAAACATGTAATTCGCTGCGACCTCATTGTTTGCAGCCTCTGTGTTTACATCTACTAAACAACCCGTGCTGGTTACATATATATTCCCTTTCGCCTTTATCATCCCCTGATGGACCAGTCCGACTTTGCTCGCTTGGGAATATATCGATTCCAGGTCATACTTCTTGGTGGATGCCTGCTTCACCGTTTCAACATCAATCAGCTCTTCAGGCATAACCTCGTTCAAGTGTAGTTCAACCGTTACAAATAGCTTCCTTTGCTTTGATGGTCCGGTGGCATTGTTTTCGAAGCTTTCAACACTAATTTTCCAGTATCTTTGTACATTCTCGAATGTAATTCTAAGTCTGACCGGGTTTTCATTGCTTACCACCAGCGGATTATATATGGCCAAGTTCTTGAAGCAGTGATCATCCCTTTGAATTTTCAGTTTCTCTTTCGCCAGTTGACTCAGCATATCAATGTAGGCCAAACCTGGCAGTACAGACCGTCCGAATATCTGGTGGCCTTTTACTATCGGATTATCCAAAGTCAAATTACACTCAAATATATTTTGCATCAAACTCTCCCCAGACGTTATGAACTGAAGAGTGAGCAGCTTTATCTCTTGTTTCCCGTTCTTCATTTGAATCTCTGTTGGTCGCTGTTGATAAGGTAACGCCCGTTCCAAGGGTTCGTTTATTCAATACAGGAGCTGGCAGAGAGAACAACCGCTGGGTATAGTTCCCTTCCGGAACAAATTCTTCCATGATCACATGGCAATTGGTACCTCCATCGGGGAATGAATTCTGGGCGGCAATGCGCTTCATCCCTGGCGCTACCAGCCAGTCGGTGCATTCCCTATTGAAACCAATACGTGACGCTGTGAAATCATAATGTTCAAACGGTTCCATCGCGGATAAGAATGGCGGTATCTTCTTCTCTTCGAGGCTGAGCATGCACCGTATAAACCCGGCCAACCCTGATGTCAGGAGAAGGTGCCCAATGTTTGGCTTTATCGATCCCACTGCACACGGCTTCAGTTTGTTGTCATCCAGCCGATATATCTCCGACAGCGCTTTTATTTCTATTGTGTCTACCACTGGTGAACCACCGCCATTAACTTCGATATAATCTACTTCTTCCGGCTTTTTCCGGCTAAGTTCCAGAGCCTCCTTCATCACTTCTTTTTGAGCATCTATATTAGGCGAGCCAGGACCCAACGTCCTTCCGTCATTATTTACCGCTATCGCCTTGATAACCCCGTATATCTTGTTCCCATCCCTTACCGCATCGCTTAACCTCTTCATTAATACCAGCCCTGCCCCTTCTCCCAGGACCTCTCCTTCTGACTGGTTCTCAAATATTTTAAACTCTCCATTCTTGCTCAGTATATTTCTCGCCTCAAACAATCTATGTGTAAACTGATTTAAAATCAGGCTCACCGCTCCAACCATCGCCATATCAATTCTTCCGCGTTTTAAGGTATCCGACGCCATTGATATCGCCGTTAACCCTGACGAACACGCTGTGTCTAGCACCAAGCTCGGCCCCGTGATATTGAAGAATCTCGATATGTTGGTCGCGAGATAGTTCTGTCCTATCCCCAAAATCGGGTTATTCGCCTCCAATATCTTTTCCATATCCGGTATTACCTGGGCACGGCCCCCCACATACACCCCGACCCTTTGGCCTGTGATGTCCTTACTTTCATACCCAGCGTCATAGACCGCCTTAAGACTTTCTTCAAGTATCAACCTGGCTTGCGGATCCATTATCATTGCGTCGTTTTCTTTCAACTTGAAAAACTCGGGATCGAAGCTATCTATATCGTCGACCCACCCGCCATAATCTCTCCTTCCATTACTTTCCCACCGGCTTTCCGATACTTCCCGAATCGCCTTTTTCCCTTCTGTCAGCAATTTCCAATAGGCGTCCTTGGTTGGAGAATCAGGGAAGCGGCAGGAAATCCCCACTATCGCTATCTCTTCTTCCCTGCTATCAAAATCTACTCTGTAATCGTTATCGTACTCATCGTTTTCTTCTTCCACCTCTTCATATACTGCTTCAGCTTCTACTCCCAATAGATCCTTCAATTCCTGTGCATGGTTATCAACAAAGTACTTGGTCAATTCATTTAAGGTCTTGTTTTCCAATACTACCGACGGCGAAATCGGCTTGGATATTTTCTTTTGTAATGTCTGTACAATTTGAGCAATAACGATCGAGTCCACCCCGTATTCATCAAACGGCCTCGTTTCGTCAAGTTGAGCATCGTTTAACCTTAATTCTTGTTTGAAAACCTCTTTAAGCCATTCTCTGACCTCTACATTCAATTCCTTGCCTACCGTTTTCTTCCAGGTGACCGCTTTAGTTGTTTTCCTTGATGGCTTTAGCTCGGTCTTCTTTACTTCTATTTCGGTTTTTAGTAACTCGTTTCTTTTAAATCTTTCCGGATTAACCACGCATGGCAGTGATACGTTAGGCCCCGCCTCACGGATTACATCCAGAAGCTCCATTCCTTCTCTGTTCGATATCGATTCCAGCCCGGAGTTAATATATACAGGCGTCTTCACCCCATCGGTTGTAGCCACCATCCCAGCTTCACGCCAGGCCGGCCACTGTACCGATTTTATATTTCCCTCCCCTGTTCTGCTCATTGCAAAGTAATCCATGTAGCTGTTTGCCATGGCATAGTCACTCTGTCCGACAGATAATGCCGGCAATATGCTGGAGACCGATGAAAACAGTATGCTGAATTTCAGCTTTTCCTTCCTTAGCGCTTGATGCAAGTGTACGACCCCCTTAATCTTCGGGGCGCACACATCCTCTATTTCTCCTATTGGCTTCCTGGTAAACGCAGGGTCTTTACCGGCCATTCCCGCGCAGTGGAACACTCCGGTTATCTCTCCTAATTCCTCCCTGACTTTTGTCACCATCCTATTGACGGCTTCTTCGTCAGTTAACGGTGTGTCGTAATACTGTACCCTTACGCCTACCTCTACATACGACTGCAGGGTTTCAATCTTTTCCTTCCTGCCGGCTTCGTTTTTCCATTCCTCGACAGGGGGTAACTTTTCTTTCCCAAGGATTACCAGTTTCCTTACTCCTTGCGAAACTACCCTTCCTGCGATCGCCCTCCCTATTCCCCTGGTGCCTCCGGTTATCAGTATCACGTCATCTTGTTCGTACCGGATCGCTGTCTGTGCCCCTCTTATTTCATCTTCTGTCATTTTCACTGCCAAAACCGGCTCGTACCTTTCCTCGTTCCGATAGCAGCACTCGGTTACCTTCCCCTTGTTGCTGCTCATCAGTTCTTTTTCTATTTGACTTTCTAACTTCTCGATATCATTTTGATTCAATCCCAAATCACTATCCATCGTAGCGGATCTAATCTCCTTATATTCGGCGCTCAACATCCTGTAGAGACCGGCCAGTCGTGCTCCTTGCATGCTCGGCGCATGATTACGGAAATCATTGAGCAGGTGGGTTACCTGGAGCAGTTTGAATCCTTTTTCCCGGTCATTCTCTATGAGCTTCTGTAATAAGCGGAGCTTCCCTGCTTCTAGATCCAGCGACTCTTCATATTTCGGGTCCAGCGCGGTTATGTCTATTAATCCTAAGAGCCTGCTCTCGCCGCCCTTTTCTTTGATACGCCGATACAGTTCCTCTCCGTTATCAGATACGTAGAAATCAGTGGCTATTATCCCTTTTTCTACAGATGTTCCCTGCACCACAATTATGACTTGGATGCCTTCTTTTTCTTTAAATATCATTGTTGCCAGTTCTGTTGTATTTGTTGTCCCCAGAATGATAAGGAAAACATCGTTCATTACCGAATCGGATTCTATTTGAGTTCTTTGCC
This genomic window contains:
- a CDS encoding beta-ketoacyl synthase N-terminal-like domain-containing protein — encoded protein: MKNGKQEIKLLTLQFITSGESLMQNIFECNLTLDNPIVKGHQIFGRSVLPGLAYIDMLSQLAKEKLKIQRDDHCFKNLAIYNPLVVSNENPVRLRITFENVQRYWKISVESFENNATGPSKQRKLFVTVELHLNEVMPEELIDVETVKQASTKKYDLESIYSQASKVGLVHQGMIKAKGNIYVTSTGCLVDVNTEAANNEVAANYMFHPALLDGAAMSSMILIRERMPGSSQEEMYLPISYESFHGKGPLLDRCYVRIDRSLIRTVNDIATIDMDFFNPEGRLVAKLKGLTVKRVKDRDQMDPERVKVEKIERHEGVKTRDHYEGDEANVSCVTSLERALKKVFAKYINIQMDQLENSVGFFELGLESSQLLELVKDIEQSFQLALSPSLLFEYSNFLDLTKYLQKKLAEGGTQPQSFPSTKNVASTISSNKYKFYGSEPFLQDHLMYGRRAIIGLAYPCLAVESYLGNSYGGYPVELNDVRVSGGPIGLKKSENVEIEVKLNEQGAKLGFDVFKHATGESKPETVCSGFYQRNEHERLQRVDIKSIINKSKEVTSRRIGDPGQSCLIEAEWKYNGTTSIYHIKTAGSVNTGLQRTKIADSRLLKICYLLCDTDGLGKKVSVLEKIEKMTVFKRVADYAYVVKKVRIENPDSISYDAMVVTEGGDVVAEFINVQMQRVELPVLLKDLISETEGYEEKNARNSSIAIVGVSGRYPGARSLDEFWGNLKAGTDSITEIPEERWDWKQYFNEEKGKEGKIYSKWGGFISGADEFDPLFFNISPKEAESMDPQERLFLECAYHTLEDAGYTRERLNDQTKDRLGARVGVFAAVMYEEYQLYGAQDQKVGKNTALVGSPASIANRVSYSFNFHGPSMAVDSMCSSSLTALHLACLCIERGECDAAIAGGVNLSIHPNKYLVLSKGNFLSSQGRCESFGKGGDGYIPGEGVGAVLLKLLCKAEEDGDQIYGIIRGSMINSGGKTSGYTVPNPAAQGEVIREAIERAGFNARDISYIEAHGTGTSLGDPIEIAGLTRAFHQYTDETQFCAIGSVKSNIGHCESAAGISGLTKVLLQMKHKQLVPSIHAAELNPNIEFGSTPFKVQRELTDWNSETPRIAGISSFGAGGANAHVVIEEYVAEKKNPPTPSREHPALIVVSAKNEERLKERVRDLVEWLATSGPGDENLPDIAYTLQVGREAMEERLGFTASTILELRGKLNNYLKDETDSTDIYRGQAKRNKDASIRSATEEELQKAVRNWNSEKNHEKLLDTWVNGLSIDWDMIYVKEKPGKISLPGYPFARDKYWVAGMKGTKFERSHSVSQIHPLLHENISDLAEEFRWSST